Proteins from a single region of Nocardiopsis dassonvillei subsp. dassonvillei DSM 43111:
- a CDS encoding ABC transporter permease subunit — protein MAAAAPDRTGAPGHTAPPGRTGARGSGWLLPLVSRVAALVLVTVVVGLLPWLSGRDPALSVLRARSAEQAPTPEVLDAIREDLGLADGPAVTLARWFGGVLQGDLGRSWVSDAPVLPSVVSAMGVSLTVMGAALAVALLVAAVLCAPTLVRGARGTLRPGGSGSGAAAAVLTALPEFLVAVLLMVALSVWLGWLPPYGWQEPVNLVLPALALGLPAGGLLGRLLDDALPAVLTERWVGLWTASGCSPAAVAAAALRRAAPALIPQFAMVAVGLTGGAVAVETVFAVPGIGRTALGAAQSQDLPLLQGAVLGLVLLGTAAGIAAQAARRLLLGPGLNDAALSLPPPPTAPAGAVRRAVPAVCAALILTVCLWGLTRDAMTVEVAQRLAAPSWDHPLGTDAVGRDVLARLGHGALATVGTAALVCLASLAAALLIGFVPALSAGASEMANALPPVIAGILVAAIAGPGPLGAAVAVALVSWPPLAAHTSALVQETRAAAYLTAQRALGADPRWILVRHVLPAVLGPVARHAVLRLPGIALAIASLGFLGLGSQPPSAEWGLSLSESLAYVERAPLAALAPAAMLLLLAAFAVSSSTLPQGSWTPPWRRGSRPAATAPSPGALT, from the coding sequence ATGGCCGCCGCCGCTCCCGACCGCACCGGCGCCCCCGGTCACACCGCGCCCCCCGGCCGCACCGGCGCCCGCGGGTCCGGGTGGCTCCTGCCCCTGGTCTCGCGCGTCGCCGCCCTGGTCCTGGTCACGGTCGTCGTCGGGCTCCTGCCCTGGCTGTCCGGACGCGACCCCGCCCTGTCGGTGCTGCGCGCCCGCTCGGCCGAGCAGGCGCCCACGCCCGAGGTGCTCGACGCCATCCGCGAGGACCTCGGCCTGGCCGACGGTCCCGCGGTGACCCTCGCCCGCTGGTTCGGCGGTGTCCTCCAGGGCGACCTCGGCCGGTCCTGGGTCTCCGACGCGCCCGTGCTGCCCTCGGTCGTCTCGGCCATGGGCGTGTCCCTGACGGTCATGGGCGCCGCGCTCGCCGTCGCCCTGCTCGTCGCGGCCGTGCTGTGCGCCCCCACGCTGGTGCGCGGGGCGCGCGGCACCCTGCGCCCGGGCGGGTCGGGCAGCGGGGCCGCCGCCGCGGTGCTCACGGCCCTGCCCGAGTTCCTCGTCGCCGTCCTGCTCATGGTCGCCCTCTCGGTGTGGCTGGGCTGGCTGCCGCCCTACGGCTGGCAGGAGCCGGTGAACCTCGTGCTCCCGGCGCTGGCGCTGGGCCTGCCCGCGGGCGGACTGCTGGGACGGCTGCTCGACGACGCGCTGCCCGCCGTCCTCACTGAGCGCTGGGTGGGGCTGTGGACGGCCTCGGGCTGCTCCCCGGCCGCCGTCGCCGCCGCGGCACTGCGCCGGGCCGCCCCCGCCCTCATCCCCCAGTTCGCCATGGTCGCCGTCGGCCTGACCGGCGGCGCCGTCGCGGTGGAGACGGTCTTCGCCGTCCCCGGGATCGGCCGCACCGCCCTGGGCGCCGCCCAGTCCCAGGACCTGCCGCTGCTCCAGGGCGCCGTGCTCGGCCTCGTGCTGCTCGGCACCGCGGCCGGGATCGCCGCCCAGGCCGCCCGTCGCCTCCTGCTGGGCCCCGGCCTGAACGACGCGGCCCTGTCCCTGCCCCCGCCGCCCACCGCCCCCGCGGGGGCCGTGCGCCGCGCGGTGCCCGCGGTGTGCGCGGCGCTGATCCTGACGGTGTGCCTGTGGGGCCTGACCCGCGACGCCATGACCGTCGAGGTGGCCCAGCGCCTCGCCGCCCCCTCCTGGGACCACCCCCTGGGCACCGACGCGGTCGGCCGCGACGTCCTGGCCCGGCTCGGGCACGGCGCCCTGGCCACCGTGGGCACCGCGGCGCTGGTGTGCCTGGCCAGCCTGGCCGCGGCCCTGCTGATCGGGTTCGTTCCCGCGCTGTCGGCGGGCGCCTCGGAGATGGCCAACGCCCTGCCCCCGGTGATCGCCGGAATCCTGGTGGCCGCCATCGCCGGGCCCGGCCCCCTCGGCGCCGCCGTGGCCGTGGCCCTGGTCTCCTGGCCCCCGCTGGCCGCGCACACCTCCGCGCTGGTCCAGGAGACGCGCGCGGCCGCCTACCTGACCGCGCAGCGGGCCCTGGGCGCCGACCCCCGCTGGATCCTGGTCCGGCACGTGCTGCCCGCGGTCCTGGGGCCGGTGGCCCGCCACGCCGTGCTGCGCCTGCCGGGCATCGCGCTGGCCATCGCCTCGCTCGGCTTCCTCGGCCTGGGCTCGCAGCCGCCCTCGGCGGAGTGGGGCCTGAGCCTGTCGGAGTCCCTGGCCTACGTGGAGCGCGCGCCCCTGGCGGCGCTGGCCCCGGCCGCCATGCTCCTGCTGCTGGCCGCGTTCGCGGTCTCCTCGTCCACGCTTCCCCAGGGCTCGTGGACACCCCCGTGGCGCCGGGGTTCCCGCCCGGCCGCGACCGCGCCGTCCCCAGGAGCCCTGACGTGA
- a CDS encoding ABC transporter permease, whose product MTPTHAAPPGAVPRTRGTGRALLLASARALLLLVAVSAAVFAATELLPGDAAQLRAVPGAQQEEVQRLREELGLDAPAWQRYAAWAGSLATGDLGVSLVNGRPVADALLQRLPATLALVGGALLLAAPAMLALGWWAGSARRGGGAPTALLTGGAALPSAVVASGLAALLSGALGLVPPVSLLPPGRPPTESPELLVLPVLSLALPTALFGASLLSGAVADALRRPHVADSRRRGSPAWRVAAVDVLPFLLAPLTRVLAVSAGGLVAAATVVETLFGYPGLGSLLVASLASRDLPVVQATAVLAAAVVLAGLLVADAVAAVADPRGRTP is encoded by the coding sequence ATGACCCCCACCCACGCGGCGCCGCCCGGCGCCGTGCCGCGGACGCGGGGAACGGGCAGGGCCCTGCTCCTCGCGTCCGCGAGGGCCCTGCTCCTGCTGGTGGCGGTGTCGGCCGCGGTCTTCGCCGCCACCGAGCTGCTGCCCGGCGACGCCGCCCAGCTGCGGGCGGTCCCCGGAGCGCAGCAGGAGGAGGTCCAGCGGCTGCGCGAGGAACTGGGCCTGGACGCGCCCGCCTGGCAGCGCTACGCCGCGTGGGCGGGCTCCCTGGCCACCGGCGACCTCGGGGTCTCCCTGGTCAACGGGCGGCCCGTCGCCGACGCCCTCCTCCAGCGGCTGCCCGCCACGCTCGCGCTCGTCGGGGGAGCGCTCCTGCTGGCCGCGCCCGCCATGCTCGCCCTGGGCTGGTGGGCGGGCTCGGCCCGCCGGGGCGGGGGAGCGCCGACCGCGCTGCTGACCGGCGGCGCCGCCCTGCCCTCGGCCGTGGTGGCCAGCGGTCTGGCCGCCCTGCTCTCCGGGGCACTGGGCCTGGTCCCGCCGGTGTCGCTGCTGCCCCCGGGCAGGCCGCCGACCGAGAGCCCCGAACTGCTGGTCCTGCCGGTGCTGTCCCTGGCGCTGCCCACCGCCCTGTTCGGCGCGAGCCTGCTCTCGGGCGCGGTGGCCGACGCCCTGCGCCGCCCCCACGTGGCCGACTCCCGGCGCCGGGGCAGCCCCGCCTGGCGGGTCGCGGCCGTGGACGTGCTGCCCTTCCTGCTCGCGCCCCTCACCCGTGTCCTGGCCGTCAGCGCGGGCGGGCTCGTGGCCGCCGCGACCGTGGTGGAGACCCTCTTCGGCTACCCCGGGCTCGGTTCGCTCCTGGTCGCCTCCCTGGCCTCGCGCGACCTGCCCGTGGTGCAGGCCACGGCGGTGCTGGCGGCGGCGGTCGTCCTGGCGGGCCTGCTCGTGGCCGACGCCGTCGCGGCCGTGGCCGACCCCCGGGGGAGGACGCCGTGA
- a CDS encoding ABC transporter ATP-binding protein: protein MDPVGSVVEDAGLSALGIRVRNLEGRTVVGPVDLRVPDGRVLAVMGGSGGGKTSAVLAALDALPPGLVREAGEVRWHGTPIPAGRAARRWRLAHAGILGQDPASDLHPLRTVFALVAEGLPRSGPVVEGGPFSSPAAGVPPRPGGRDARRAVRGVLADLGLDPDAVGRRRPHELSGGQAQRVALARALVGDPRVLVLDEPTSGLDPATVELVVRVLERRRGRPGRVTVVVTHDRAFADRVADDRLVLGSFSDARGADAERAIPSGGAEVLGLRGVRVTAPGGRELIAAADLSVRRGECVAVLGPSGSGKSTLLRAVAGLHPPASGSMALNGAPLPPRLRDRDRPLLRAVQFVGQDPVGALNPAHRVGTALARPARVLLGLSRAEARARVPDLLARVGLPGSVAEAHPGRLSGGQRQRVAIARALAARPGLLLADEVTSALDAASARTVLELLDSLREEHGLAVLLVTHDRDVAARADRMLALDPEHRKLDPEGLTVP, encoded by the coding sequence GTGGATCCGGTGGGTTCGGTGGTTGAGGACGCGGGGCTGAGCGCGCTGGGGATCCGCGTGCGGAACCTGGAGGGCCGGACCGTGGTCGGCCCGGTGGACCTGCGGGTGCCGGACGGGCGGGTCCTGGCGGTCATGGGCGGGTCCGGCGGCGGAAAGACGAGTGCCGTGCTGGCCGCCCTGGACGCCCTGCCGCCCGGGCTGGTGCGCGAGGCCGGGGAGGTGCGCTGGCACGGGACGCCGATCCCCGCCGGACGTGCGGCGCGTCGCTGGCGGCTGGCCCACGCCGGAATCCTCGGCCAGGACCCGGCCTCGGACCTGCACCCCCTGCGCACGGTGTTCGCGCTGGTGGCGGAGGGGCTGCCGCGCTCCGGACCGGTGGTGGAGGGAGGTCCGTTCTCCAGTCCAGCGGCGGGGGTGCCGCCGCGTCCCGGAGGCCGGGACGCGCGGCGGGCCGTGCGCGGCGTGCTCGCGGATCTGGGCCTGGACCCCGACGCCGTGGGACGCCGCCGCCCGCACGAGCTCTCCGGCGGGCAGGCCCAGCGCGTGGCGCTGGCCAGGGCGCTCGTGGGCGACCCCCGCGTGCTGGTGCTGGACGAACCCACCAGCGGCCTCGACCCCGCCACGGTGGAACTGGTGGTGCGGGTACTGGAGCGGCGGCGAGGGAGGCCCGGCCGGGTCACGGTCGTCGTCACGCACGACCGCGCCTTCGCGGACCGCGTGGCCGACGACCGCCTCGTGCTGGGGAGCTTCTCCGACGCGCGGGGAGCGGACGCGGAGCGCGCCATCCCCTCCGGCGGCGCCGAGGTGCTCGGGCTCCGGGGCGTGCGCGTGACCGCTCCCGGCGGACGGGAGCTGATCGCCGCGGCGGACCTGTCGGTGCGACGCGGCGAGTGCGTCGCGGTCCTGGGCCCCTCCGGAAGCGGCAAGTCCACGCTGCTGCGCGCCGTCGCCGGACTGCATCCGCCCGCCTCGGGGAGCATGGCCCTGAACGGCGCTCCGCTGCCGCCGCGCCTGCGCGACCGGGACCGACCCCTCCTGCGAGCGGTCCAGTTCGTCGGACAGGACCCCGTGGGGGCGCTCAACCCCGCCCACCGCGTGGGCACGGCGCTGGCCCGCCCCGCCCGCGTGCTCCTGGGGCTCTCGCGCGCGGAGGCCCGCGCCCGCGTCCCCGACCTCCTCGCGCGGGTCGGCCTGCCGGGAAGCGTCGCCGAGGCCCACCCCGGGCGGCTCTCCGGCGGCCAGCGCCAGCGGGTGGCCATCGCCCGCGCCCTGGCCGCGCGCCCCGGCCTCCTGCTGGCCGACGAGGTCACCTCGGCCCTGGACGCGGCCAGCGCCCGCACGGTCCTGGAGCTGCTGGACTCCCTGCGCGAGGAACACGGGCTGGCCGTGCTCCTGGTCACCCACGACCGCGACGTCGCCGCCCGCGCCGACCGGATGCTGGCGCTGGACCCCGAGCACCGGAAGCTGGACCCCGAGGGCCTCACCGTGCCCTAG
- a CDS encoding MFS transporter, with the protein MCGLPALPLLLIGSQFAFNVGFFAVLPYLADHLGGALGLAGWLVGLVLGLRTFSQQGLFVVGGTLTDRFGARPVVLAGCALRVAGFCWLGFAQGTASVIASVLLIGFAAALFSPAVETEIVRQAVRHERRTGEPRTRMLALFSVAGQAGTLVGPPLGALLLLGGFRAACLAGAAVFAAVLAGHLRLMPRTAPGAPASADRGTPRLREGLRLLLGNRRFLALSLAYSGYLLAYNQLYLALPAEVERATGSQTALGWLLAWASLLYIATQVPMLRWASARLTRRATLVWGLALICLGFAGAAASMPVGALGGLVPSAVFVTALTLGQVLIVPTVRAWIPDLVEDRHLGLFTGALSSLSGLVVLLGSVPAGALLDLGGPLPWLLLALVPLAGAVLAPGRGRP; encoded by the coding sequence GTGTGCGGCCTGCCCGCGCTGCCCCTGCTGCTGATCGGCTCGCAGTTCGCGTTCAACGTCGGCTTCTTCGCGGTCCTGCCCTACCTCGCCGACCACCTCGGCGGCGCTCTGGGCCTGGCCGGGTGGCTGGTCGGCCTCGTGCTGGGCCTGCGCACCTTCAGCCAGCAGGGTCTGTTCGTGGTGGGCGGCACGCTCACCGACCGGTTCGGCGCGCGCCCGGTGGTGCTGGCGGGCTGCGCGCTGCGCGTGGCCGGGTTCTGCTGGCTCGGCTTCGCCCAGGGCACCGCGTCGGTCATCGCCTCGGTACTGCTCATCGGTTTCGCCGCCGCGCTGTTCTCCCCGGCCGTGGAGACCGAGATCGTGCGCCAGGCCGTGCGGCACGAGCGGAGGACCGGTGAACCCCGCACCCGGATGCTCGCCCTGTTCTCCGTCGCGGGACAGGCGGGAACCCTCGTCGGACCGCCGCTGGGCGCCCTGCTGCTGCTCGGCGGCTTCCGCGCCGCCTGTCTGGCCGGGGCCGCGGTCTTCGCCGCCGTGCTGGCCGGGCACCTGCGGCTGATGCCCCGCACCGCGCCGGGCGCGCCCGCGTCGGCCGACCGGGGAACGCCGCGCCTGCGGGAGGGGCTGCGGCTGCTGCTGGGCAACCGCCGGTTCCTGGCGCTGAGCCTGGCCTACAGCGGCTACCTGCTGGCCTACAACCAGCTCTACCTGGCCCTGCCAGCGGAGGTGGAGCGGGCGACCGGCTCCCAGACGGCGCTGGGCTGGCTGCTGGCGTGGGCGTCGCTGCTCTACATCGCCACGCAGGTGCCGATGCTGCGCTGGGCCTCCGCCCGTCTGACGCGGCGCGCGACGCTGGTGTGGGGGCTGGCGCTGATCTGCCTGGGCTTCGCCGGGGCCGCCGCGTCGATGCCGGTCGGCGCGCTGGGCGGGCTCGTGCCCTCCGCGGTGTTCGTCACCGCGCTGACCCTGGGCCAGGTGCTCATCGTGCCCACGGTGCGGGCCTGGATCCCCGACCTGGTAGAGGACCGCCACCTGGGCCTGTTCACGGGCGCGCTGTCCTCGTTGTCGGGGCTGGTGGTGCTCCTGGGCAGTGTGCCCGCGGGGGCGCTGCTGGACCTGGGCGGACCGCTGCCCTGGCTCCTGCTCGCCCTGGTGCCCCTCGCCGGAGCGGTGCTGGCGCCCGGCCGGGGCCGCCCCTGA
- a CDS encoding ABC transporter ATP-binding protein, producing the protein MSDEALLSVRDLRVTLPGRRGGGVRAVRGLSFDVRPGEVLALVGESGAGKSVTARAVLGMAPYGASVTGSVRLDGQELVGAPPAVLRTLRGRRMSLVPQDALAVLSPVHTVGAQLVRALRSVRRMSRAAAWERAVAALDRVGIPDAARRAHAYPHEFSGGMRQRAVIAMATVNEPDLVFADEPTTALDPRMQARTLELLCGLRERTGTSVVLVTHDLGVVGGYADRVVVVYAGRHVESGPVGPVLTRPRAPYTAGLVAALPRPGAGDRRLPAIAGTPPSPEALPGGCAFAPRCPLTEDRCHAEEPSPAVAGESGRLVSCHRWQDLPDPASSLFTDTAHTPRERTT; encoded by the coding sequence ATGAGCGACGAGGCCCTGCTGTCGGTCCGCGACCTGCGGGTCACCCTGCCCGGACGGCGAGGGGGCGGGGTCCGCGCCGTGCGCGGGCTCTCCTTCGACGTGCGCCCCGGCGAGGTGCTCGCGCTCGTGGGGGAGTCCGGGGCCGGGAAGTCGGTCACCGCCCGCGCCGTCCTGGGCATGGCGCCCTACGGCGCCTCCGTCACCGGAAGCGTCCGCCTGGACGGACAGGAGCTGGTCGGCGCACCGCCCGCCGTCCTGCGGACCCTGCGCGGGCGGCGGATGTCCCTGGTGCCCCAGGACGCGCTCGCCGTGCTCAGCCCCGTGCACACCGTGGGCGCCCAGCTCGTACGCGCCCTGCGCTCCGTGCGTCGGATGAGCCGGGCCGCGGCGTGGGAGCGGGCGGTGGCCGCACTGGACCGGGTCGGCATCCCCGACGCCGCCCGACGCGCGCACGCCTACCCGCACGAGTTCTCCGGCGGCATGCGCCAGCGGGCGGTCATCGCGATGGCCACGGTCAACGAACCCGACCTGGTGTTCGCCGACGAGCCCACGACCGCCCTCGACCCCAGGATGCAGGCCCGGACGCTGGAACTGCTGTGCGGGCTGCGGGAGCGGACCGGCACCTCGGTCGTCCTGGTCACCCACGACCTGGGCGTCGTCGGCGGCTACGCCGACCGGGTGGTGGTCGTCTACGCCGGACGCCACGTCGAGTCGGGCCCGGTGGGGCCGGTCCTGACCCGGCCGCGCGCCCCCTACACCGCCGGCCTGGTCGCCGCGCTGCCCCGGCCCGGGGCCGGGGACCGCCGCCTGCCCGCCATCGCCGGAACGCCCCCCTCACCGGAGGCGCTGCCCGGCGGCTGCGCCTTCGCGCCCCGCTGTCCGCTGACGGAGGATCGGTGCCACGCCGAGGAGCCCTCACCCGCGGTAGCCGGGGAGTCGGGCAGGCTGGTCTCGTGCCACCGCTGGCAGGACCTGCCCGACCCGGCTTCCTCCCTGTTCACGGACACCGCGCACACACCACGGGAAAGGACGACATGA
- a CDS encoding ABC transporter permease encodes MSRALFPVLLVAVLAAALLGHWLAPHDPTEPLGVPWRGPAPGHPLGTDALGRDVWSRVLAGGGELLTVSVAAAVCASAVGVVGGLAAGWAAGAVDRALTAAADLMLAVPSLLLALVAAVALPGRAAVVVATVCGGAPLTLRVVRDAVRSVRASGYVEAARCRGERPASILFREVLPAVRGLVAADLGLRLVVALQVASALGVLGFGASPPAPDWALMLRENMAGAAMNPWAVAAPAAALGATTVVLALAAQFSPRRDGVRPRRRGFARRRKEALGDSGSGGFGG; translated from the coding sequence GTGAGCCGCGCGCTGTTCCCGGTCCTGCTGGTCGCGGTGCTGGCCGCCGCGCTCCTGGGGCACTGGCTGGCGCCCCACGACCCCACCGAGCCCCTGGGCGTGCCCTGGCGGGGACCCGCGCCCGGCCACCCGCTGGGCACCGACGCCCTCGGCCGGGACGTGTGGTCGCGCGTGCTCGCCGGGGGAGGGGAGCTGCTGACCGTCTCGGTGGCGGCCGCGGTGTGCGCCTCGGCCGTCGGCGTCGTCGGCGGACTGGCCGCGGGCTGGGCCGCGGGCGCGGTCGACCGCGCGCTCACCGCGGCGGCCGACCTCATGCTGGCCGTCCCCTCGCTGCTGCTGGCCCTGGTCGCGGCGGTCGCGCTGCCCGGCCGGGCGGCCGTCGTGGTGGCCACGGTGTGCGGCGGGGCGCCGCTCACCCTGCGGGTGGTCCGCGACGCCGTCCGCTCGGTGCGCGCGTCGGGGTACGTGGAGGCCGCCCGGTGCCGGGGCGAGCGCCCGGCGTCGATCCTGTTCCGGGAGGTCCTGCCCGCCGTGCGCGGGCTGGTCGCCGCCGACCTGGGCCTGCGTCTGGTGGTGGCCCTCCAGGTCGCCTCGGCGCTGGGCGTCCTGGGCTTCGGCGCCTCCCCTCCGGCGCCCGACTGGGCGCTGATGCTGCGCGAGAACATGGCCGGCGCGGCGATGAACCCCTGGGCCGTGGCCGCACCGGCCGCCGCCCTGGGCGCGACCACGGTCGTCCTCGCCCTGGCCGCCCAGTTCTCCCCGCGCCGCGACGGCGTCCGGCCCCGGCGGAGGGGTTTCGCGAGAAGGAGGAAGGAGGCTCTCGGTGACAGTGGATCCGGTGGGTTCGGTGGTTGA
- a CDS encoding ATP-binding cassette domain-containing protein: MTTPPLLSVRDLVVRYPGRTRRAAPVTAVDGISFDIGAGETLALVGESGCGKSSTAAAVIGLRRPQGGTVLFGGRELTAMGERELRALRPAIQPVFQDPYGSLSPRLRVRDAVAEPLRIHGRWDRATGPARVAELLEKVGLDPAHGDRLPHELSGGQCQRVGIARALACEPRLLVLDEPVSALDSSVRAGVLNLLTGLQDELGLGYLFICHDLALVGHVAHRAAVMRAGRLVETGPAHRVCSDPADPYTRELVEAVPALPGASGDRPLPSAP, translated from the coding sequence ATGACCACCCCACCGCTGCTGAGCGTGCGCGACCTGGTGGTGCGCTACCCGGGCCGCACCCGGCGGGCCGCCCCGGTCACGGCCGTCGACGGGATCTCCTTCGACATCGGCGCGGGGGAGACGCTCGCCCTGGTCGGGGAGTCGGGGTGCGGCAAGTCCAGCACCGCCGCGGCCGTGATCGGACTGCGCCGGCCCCAGGGCGGGACGGTGCTCTTCGGGGGCCGGGAGCTGACCGCCATGGGCGAGAGGGAGCTGCGCGCCCTGCGCCCCGCGATCCAGCCGGTGTTCCAGGACCCCTACGGCTCGCTCAGCCCGCGCCTGCGCGTGCGCGACGCCGTCGCCGAACCCCTGCGCATCCACGGCCGCTGGGACCGCGCGACCGGTCCCGCCCGGGTGGCCGAACTCCTGGAGAAGGTCGGACTGGACCCCGCGCACGGCGACCGGCTGCCCCACGAGCTCTCCGGCGGGCAGTGCCAGCGGGTGGGGATCGCCCGCGCGCTGGCCTGCGAGCCGCGCCTGCTGGTCCTGGACGAACCGGTGTCGGCCCTGGACTCCTCCGTGCGCGCCGGGGTGCTCAACCTGCTCACCGGCCTCCAGGACGAACTGGGGCTGGGCTACCTGTTCATCTGCCACGACCTGGCGCTCGTCGGGCACGTCGCGCACCGCGCGGCGGTCATGCGCGCGGGACGGCTGGTGGAGACCGGCCCCGCCCATCGGGTGTGCTCCGACCCCGCCGACCCCTACACCCGCGAACTGGTGGAGGCCGTACCGGCCCTCCCCGGCGCCTCCGGGGACCGGCCGCTGCCGAGCGCCCCGTGA
- a CDS encoding ABC transporter substrate-binding protein yields the protein MHLRKIPPGACLAAASALLLTACLPSGGDTAASEEDGRIAVAMLLPPRSALSPLTDDAFKLSRWSTAETLVVLDEVGDPQPGLATDWTQVDDTTWTFTIRDGVTFHDGTELTADVAAHSLEYAAQASPKPRILDGVELGVEAEGDTVTVTTAEADPLVPQRLSSPQLSILAESAYEGDTVSPAGTGSGPFELVEVNGTTSASLDRYDGYWGEAALAPGIDVSFVPDGTARAAALRTGEADIVEAVPTSQAALLDPELITEVPMPRTNTLYLNTQDGPFTDPGLRAAAREAIDRPTLVDGVYEGRADAAEGLLGPALPWAADRPERPEAAEAADPDGAAITLATFTDRPELPEVATVLEQQLEEAGFEVEQVVREYANIEEDALNGEFDAFILSRATVLDSGDPVAYMTSDFSCDGSFNIAQLCDEDVDAALEEAERTPAGDERRAAILEAEAAVLATDAAIPMLHERVIQGDAANVVDSAKDPRERLLVTPRTRLN from the coding sequence GTGCACCTGCGCAAGATCCCTCCCGGCGCCTGCCTGGCAGCCGCCTCCGCCCTCCTGCTGACCGCCTGCCTCCCCTCCGGCGGCGACACCGCCGCATCCGAGGAGGACGGGCGCATCGCGGTGGCGATGCTGCTGCCGCCGAGGTCGGCCCTCTCGCCGCTCACCGACGACGCCTTCAAGCTCTCGCGCTGGAGCACCGCCGAGACCCTCGTCGTCCTGGACGAGGTCGGCGACCCCCAGCCCGGCCTGGCCACCGACTGGACCCAGGTGGACGACACCACCTGGACCTTCACCATCCGCGACGGGGTGACCTTCCACGACGGCACGGAGCTGACCGCCGACGTGGCCGCCCACTCCCTGGAGTACGCCGCGCAGGCCTCGCCCAAGCCGCGCATCCTCGACGGCGTCGAACTCGGGGTCGAGGCCGAGGGCGACACGGTCACCGTCACCACCGCCGAGGCCGACCCGCTCGTCCCCCAGCGCCTGTCCTCGCCGCAGCTGTCGATCCTGGCCGAGAGCGCCTACGAGGGCGACACGGTCAGCCCGGCCGGCACCGGCTCGGGCCCCTTCGAACTGGTCGAGGTCAACGGCACCACCTCCGCGAGCCTGGACCGCTACGACGGCTACTGGGGTGAGGCCGCCCTGGCCCCGGGCATCGACGTCAGCTTCGTGCCCGACGGCACCGCCCGCGCCGCCGCCCTGCGCACCGGCGAGGCCGACATCGTCGAGGCCGTGCCCACCTCCCAGGCCGCCCTGCTGGACCCGGAACTCATCACCGAGGTCCCGATGCCGCGCACCAACACCCTCTACCTCAACACCCAGGACGGGCCCTTCACCGACCCCGGCCTGCGCGCCGCCGCCCGCGAGGCCATCGACCGCCCGACGCTGGTGGACGGCGTCTACGAGGGGCGCGCGGACGCGGCCGAGGGACTGCTGGGCCCCGCGCTGCCCTGGGCCGCCGACCGCCCCGAACGCCCGGAGGCCGCCGAGGCCGCCGACCCCGACGGCGCCGCCATCACCCTGGCCACCTTCACCGACCGCCCCGAACTGCCCGAGGTGGCCACCGTCCTGGAGCAGCAGCTGGAGGAGGCCGGGTTCGAGGTCGAGCAGGTCGTGCGCGAGTACGCCAACATCGAGGAGGACGCCCTCAACGGCGAGTTCGACGCGTTCATCCTCTCCCGCGCCACCGTTCTGGACTCCGGCGACCCCGTCGCCTACATGACGAGCGACTTCTCCTGCGACGGGTCCTTCAACATCGCCCAGCTGTGCGACGAGGACGTGGACGCGGCCCTGGAGGAGGCCGAGCGCACCCCCGCGGGCGACGAGCGGCGCGCCGCGATCCTGGAGGCCGAGGCCGCCGTCCTGGCCACCGACGCCGCCATCCCCATGCTGCACGAACGCGTCATCCAGGGCGACGCCGCCAACGTCGTGGACTCGGCCAAGGACCCGCGCGAGCGCCTGCTCGTCACCCCGCGGACCCGGCTGAACTGA